Proteins from a single region of Belliella baltica DSM 15883:
- a CDS encoding 4-hydroxyproline epimerase, translating into MKKTFQCIDAHTCGNPVRVVAGGVPFLKGSNMLEKRQYFLDHLDWIRTGLMFEPRGHDMMSGSMLFPPHDPENDFAVLFIETSGCLPMCGHGTIGTITIAIEEGLIQPKNPGFLRMEAPAGLVLVEYKQEGKKVTSVKLTNVKSFLAAEGLEIESDDLGKLIVDVAYGGNFYCIVDPQENFHGLEHYKAEQLISMARNLRQKMNEKYEFVHPEHPQIKGLSHVLWTGKTLEESSTARNAVFYGEKAIDRSPCGTGTSARMAQWHAKGWLKPGDEFIHESFIGSKFTGRIEEVIEIKGKPAIIPSIEGWAKVYGYNTIILDDDDPYVHGFQVI; encoded by the coding sequence ATGAAAAAAACCTTCCAATGCATTGATGCCCATACTTGCGGCAATCCAGTCAGAGTCGTAGCTGGCGGAGTTCCTTTTCTAAAAGGGAGTAATATGCTTGAAAAGCGTCAATATTTTTTAGATCACTTGGACTGGATAAGAACTGGGCTAATGTTTGAACCAAGGGGTCATGATATGATGTCGGGTTCTATGCTTTTTCCTCCACATGACCCTGAAAATGATTTTGCGGTACTTTTTATAGAAACTTCGGGCTGTCTCCCGATGTGTGGACATGGAACTATCGGGACGATTACCATTGCCATTGAGGAAGGATTGATTCAGCCTAAAAACCCTGGTTTTCTTAGAATGGAAGCTCCGGCAGGGTTGGTTTTGGTGGAGTACAAGCAGGAAGGAAAGAAAGTCACTTCTGTCAAGTTGACGAATGTCAAGAGTTTTTTGGCAGCAGAAGGATTGGAGATAGAAAGTGATGATCTGGGAAAACTTATCGTGGATGTGGCTTATGGAGGCAATTTTTATTGTATTGTAGATCCACAGGAAAACTTCCATGGATTGGAACATTACAAAGCCGAGCAGTTGATATCCATGGCAAGAAATCTTCGTCAAAAGATGAATGAAAAATATGAATTTGTCCATCCTGAGCATCCTCAGATCAAAGGGCTCTCTCATGTGCTTTGGACTGGAAAAACCTTAGAAGAATCTAGTACGGCTAGAAATGCTGTTTTTTATGGAGAAAAAGCCATCGATAGGTCACCTTGTGGCACCGGAACCTCCGCACGAATGGCTCAATGGCATGCAAAGGGTTGGCTGAAGCCTGGTGATGAATTTATCCACGAGAGTTTTATTGGCTCAAAGTTTACAGGAAGGATAGAAGAAGTTATCGAGATTAAAGGAAAGCCGGCGATCATCCCAAGCATAGAAGGTTGGGCAAAAGTCTATGGTTATAATACCATCATTCTTGATGACGATGATCCTTATGTACATGGATTTCAGGTGATATAG